Genomic segment of Gammaproteobacteria bacterium:
CTCGGCGAACGTCAAAGTTTAACGGTGTCGGCAGCCTACATTAAGGATTCTATTGCGGTGGATTCTATCGGCCACCCTATTCGGATTTTTAATAGCGCATCTGTTGGCGATAAAACAGCGGGCCAAGTCGGCTGGCAAGATCTGATTAACGATCCTGGCGGCAATGGCATCGTGTTAACCGACGCACAGCGCCAAGAGCTGAGCGACTCACTTGCCGCTAATGATGGCTTAACGCCGTTTTCTTTTGGCAGTGCAGGCATTATTTCGCCCATTGCTAAAGATAACTCGGGTAAAGAGTTAAGGTTTAAGATTGCTCATGAAATTGAAATTAATGATAATTTATCCTTAAATCAACAGCTGCAGTTACGTAATTATGAGTCAGGTTTTACCCGTCAAACGGGGGCTTATAACTATGTGTATTGGAACCGTCAAGGTACCATTAATGCCGATCCGCGTGCCCCTTTAGTTGAAAACGGAGTGTTGTACCCGTTTGCGGCGCGCCGTCAAGAATACCGTAAAGTTTCTGCAGACGAGAAATCATGGCAATATTTTGCTGATCTACGTTATGACTTCGAGTTCGCTGGCATTGATAATGAATTGCTCGTTAACGCCAACTTTGAACAACGCGAAGTGCGCTTTCAGCAATACTCAATTTATGACGCTGATAAAGTGATTAAAGATGAAAGCGGCAATGTGATCTATCAAGGTCAGCATCCTTACATTTATGATCTTCGCAATCCGAACTGGGGTTCCGGCTCGTTCGAAGATTACGATCCGTTATTGACCAGTAATTACAACAAAAAAGTCAGTGCATGGGGCGTTGGTTTACAACACGTCGGTTACTTTGAAAATGGCTTCACGACCCGAGTTGGTATCGCATTTAATGAGATAAAGCAACAGTATGAACATTTAGGTGTCGATGCACGCTATCGAGCCAGTGCGGCGGCGCCAACACCAGAAGTTGATACAACAGATAACGGCACAACCTATAACTTAGGTATGACCTACATGCCAATTGACGATCTGGCGTTATTTGTTAACTACTCTAAAGGCCGCACAGCTTATGGCGTGTTAAGTAGTGTCAAAGGCGATGGTAGCGACAGAGAAGACTCTGAGTCAGTAAGTACTGATCTCGGTGTTCGTTATAAAGCTTTTGATGACCAAGTATTAAGCTCGTTAGTATTGTTTAAGAGCGCCCGTACTAATTTACGTTATAGCAACCCTGACTTTGACCAAGGTGTGACTGGACCTGAGGTTGCACAGTATTTTTACAATGGCAAAGACGAAACAACAGGTGTTGAACTTGATATTAACGCTCACTTGAGTGAGCGTTGGTTGCTCAACGTCAATGGTACTTACCAAGATGCTCGTAATAAGCAAGACCCAACCAGCAGCAGCTTTGATACTCGTCAAAAAGGTGTGCCTTATGTAACGGCTAGCACCTGGTTAACCTATGGTGCCCAGTTCTTAGCGCTACCTAACCCGATTGATATTAGTTTTGGCGTGAAATATGTCGATAAACGAAGCACCAACTCAACCAGCTTCGGCATTCCTGACGGTCATGTAGCAAGTTATACAGTTTATGACTCGGCGATTGGCTATC
This window contains:
- a CDS encoding TonB-dependent receptor, which produces MKPFRLSLLAVACSSVLLPSSLFAAQQTQEMLVPVEASKAVAETASANEEVDNVTVYGRQNQVVMNSGLATKSDMSLMETPAAVVIVDEKLISVQGVNDLQDLIRNISGVTQAGNNYGIGDNLMIRGLGANYTTDGMYGGAGLSNTFNPTRSLTNVESMEVLKGPATGLYGMGSAGGVINLIEKKPQFEKHHELELELGQWDSRALSFDSTGGLTEKLAYRTVVKSARSDGYRNIGTDRDEIYSSLKYLLGERQSLTVSAAYIKDSIAVDSIGHPIRIFNSASVGDKTAGQVGWQDLINDPGGNGIVLTDAQRQELSDSLAANDGLTPFSFGSAGIISPIAKDNSGKELRFKIAHEIEINDNLSLNQQLQLRNYESGFTRQTGAYNYVYWNRQGTINADPRAPLVENGVLYPFAARRQEYRKVSADEKSWQYFADLRYDFEFAGIDNELLVNANFEQREVRFQQYSIYDADKVIKDESGNVIYQGQHPYIYDLRNPNWGSGSFEDYDPLLTSNYNKKVSAWGVGLQHVGYFENGFTTRVGIAFNEIKQQYEHLGVDARYRASAAAPTPEVDTTDNGTTYNLGMTYMPIDDLALFVNYSKGRTAYGVLSSVKGDGSDREDSESVSTDLGVRYKAFDDQVLSSLVLFKSARTNLRYSNPDFDQGVTGPEVAQYFYNGKDETTGVELDINAHLSERWLLNVNGTYQDARNKQDPTSSSFDTRQKGVPYVTASTWLTYGAQFLALPNPIDISFGVKYVDKRSTNSTSFGIPDGHVASYTVYDSAIGYQADNWKLRLNLNNLLNEVYYNKAMFLGGMPGEERNVKLTFNYQL